Proteins from a genomic interval of Gossypium hirsutum isolate 1008001.06 chromosome A09, Gossypium_hirsutum_v2.1, whole genome shotgun sequence:
- the LOC107890026 gene encoding fibrinogen- and Ig-binding protein-like has translation MEFWKGKAKKEEEKVARAMIELRKKNAEYEIMTAEFVTSQSERQELRRKIRDLENMLQSRQQQLDTLLKALEEKNDHCDTTSLESRHSYRTHRKARIMEAEFNERIERMERAQKELQEQLTKTQQEARDLMLRSREESFEQKDQMAKMIEMMIALVKGKGPMQSPDIMEPQSRVNHDQDLLYPPEFTPPHAHATQRGYPQGEPVSLE, from the exons ATGGAATTCTGGAAAGggaaagcaaagaaagaagaggaaaaagttGCGCGTGCTATGATAGAGTTAAGAAAGAAGAATGCTGAGTATGAAATTATGACTGCAGAATTTGTGACTAGTCAGTCCGAACGTCAAGAGCTAAGAAGGAAAatacgagatctagaaaatatgctacAATCTCGTCAGCAACAGTTAGATACTCTTCTAAAAGCTCTAGAAGAAAAGAATGATCA TTGCGACACTACAAGTCTGGAATCACGCCATTCTTATAGGACGCACCGAAAAGCTAGAATTATGGAAGCCgagttcaatgagagaattgaaaggatggaaagggctcaaaaagAATTGCAAGAGCAGTTGACCAAGACACAACAGGAAGCAAGAGATCTGATgttaagatctcgagaggaatcattCGAGCAAAAAGATCAGATGGCCAAAATGATAGAGATGATGATagctttggtcaaaggaaaaggacctATGCAGAGCCCTGACATTATGGAGCCTCAGTCGAGAGTTAATCATGATCAGGATCTGCTCTATCCCCCAGAATTCACTCCACCTCACGCCCATGCAACGCAAAGAGGATATCCTCAAGGGGAACCTGTAAGCTTGGAGTAA
- the LOC107890027 gene encoding uncharacterized protein translates to MVPDRLTLQMMEKKPTETFRQYTQRWRDISTQVEPPLTKTKITVLFINTLKAPFYDKLVGNATKDFADIVISGELIENAIKSRRMEGSESSKRVAPVKKKEAEAYMVGTENYYTSSLYPTQPRPRYRPPPNFYYPPQSPYYQAPSHYPSYPIYAANNQRPVTTFPQNTMDEQRPTRSNPEKPQFTPIPMSYGELYPKLLEKQLISPYYMAPLKPPYLKWYDPNASCMYHAGNQGHSTENYLAFKRRVQGLIDAGILRFDGTNNTTENSLPNHTEGNVSTMTEKDKWRTKSCVSEIKTPLQKIWKMMVKNGLFCHPCRIFKERSIKSQCFCDFHGIEGYDIQYCEEFRKLLQDMMDNKEIVIFNKEADEGEVCASDNQSSSFPYSADRPFVIYYDAKKEQVKLKMIIEVPSPFPYKGNKAVPWKYDVNIITPEGEKSKATTGSVGEVGHFTRSGRCYSKMVEPTKKTSDSNQKGKAPMHEAEVELEIPSEQEVKRPVNEEKAHEFLKFIKHRKYNIVEQISKQPT, encoded by the coding sequence ATGGTGCCTGATCGACTAACTTTGCAGATGATGGAAAAGAAGCCAACGGAGACTTTTAGACAATACACGCAAAGATGGAGGGATATCTCGACCCAAGTAGAACCCCCATTAACCAAAACTAAAATAACGGTCctctttatcaacactttgaaagcaccGTTTTATGATAAGTTGGTAGGAAATGCCACGAAAGACTTTgcagatattgtaatatccggggaACTTATAGAAAATGCCATCAAAAGTAGAAGGATGGAAGGTTCCGAGAGCTCGAAAAGGGTAGCACCTGTAAAGAAAAAAGAGGCAGAAGCCTATATGGTAGGAACTGAGAATTACTACACTTCTAGTCTGTATCCAACCCAGCCACGACCTCGATATCGCCCACCTCCAAACttctattatcctcctcaaaGCCCTTACTATCAAGCACCATCTCATTACCCTTCTTACCCCATCTACGCAGCAAATAACCAAAGACCAGTCACTACGTTCCCACAGAATACCATGGATGAACAAAGACCGACAAGATCCAATCCTGAAAAACCCCAGTTCACCCCAATTCCCATGTCATACGGAGAGCTGTACCCAAAACTATTGGAAAAACAATTAATATCCCCATATTATATGGCACCCTTGAAGCCTCCATACCTAAAATGGTACGATCCTAATGCCAGTTGCATGTACCACGCCGGAAACCAGGGGCATTCTACAGAAAATTATCTGGCCTTTAAAAGGAGGGTTCAAGGTCTCATTGATGCAGGCATCTTACGATTTGATGGTACTAACAATACAACTGAAAATTCGCTCCCTAACCAtactgaagggaatgtgagcacgaTGACCGAGAAAGACAAGTGGCGAACCAAAAGTTGCGTTTCTGAAATAAAGACACCTTTACAGAAGATATGGAAGATGATGGTTAAAAATGGGCTATTCTGTCACCCCTGCAGAATCTTTAAAGAAAGAAGTATAAAAAGTCAATGTTTTTGTGACTTCCATGGTATTGAAGGGTATGACATTCAGTATTGTGAGGAATTTAGAAAGTTACTTCAAGACATGATGGACAACAAGGAGATTGTGATCTTTAACAAAGAGGCCGATGAGGGAGAAGTATGCGCTTCTGATAAtcaatcatcaagtttcccttatAGCGCCGATCGACCATTTGTGATTTATTACGATGCAAAAAAGGAACAAGTGAAACTGAAGatgataattgaagtaccatctcctttcccttacaaagGCAACAAGGCGGTACCATGGAAATACGATGTCAACATTATCACACCTGAAGGTGAAAAATCCAAAGCCACGACTGGAAGTGTTGGTGAAGTAGGACATTTTACTCGTAGCGGGAGATGCTATTCTAAAATGGTTGAACCAACGAAAAAGACGAGTGACTCAAACCAGAAAGGAAAGGCACCGATGCATGAGGCCGAGGTTGAACTTGAGATTCCCTCCGAACAAGAAGTTAAAAGGCCTGTGAATGAAGAGAAAGCACATGAATTCTTGAAGTTCATCAAACATAGGAAATATAACATCGTGGAACAGATAAGCAAACAACCGACAtga